The Anopheles coluzzii chromosome 2, AcolN3, whole genome shotgun sequence genome window below encodes:
- the LOC125908412 gene encoding uncharacterized protein LOC125908412: MRLFFQVSSSIDCMAALLQTMEDRIGSLEREVKMGNLKLSRMEEKLDEQTRLLSMLIEQTVAARQPNAERHSANEDEVQEQVPQPSSEEHNAKNETEEDQDDEQERHEEHEAAPEIPVLPIRTVNDFFVLNSSCARNEEFVQQMAEELQQEVVASQTRARNVSQEAIDVFLLTYRSTPNKLLENQKTPADVMFNRRIRTTLELLRSPPRP, from the exons atgcgtttattttttcaagTGTCCTCTTCGATTGACTGCATGGCTGCCCTTTTACAAACCATGGAGGATCGGATTGGGTCGTTGGAGCGGGAGGTTAAAATGGGTAACCTTAAGCTATCCAGAATGGAGGAAAAATTGGACGAGCAGACACGGCTATTGTCGATGTTGATCGAGCAAACAGTAGCTGCTCGACAACCCAATGCGGAACGGCATTCGGCGAATGAAGATGAGGTACAGGAGCAGGTGCCGCAGCCGAGCAGCGAAGAGCACAACGCGAAAAATGAAACGGAAGAGGATCAGGATGACGAGCAGGAACGTCATGAGGAGCATGAGGCAGCGCCAGAAATCCCGGTTCTGCCAATAAGAACCGTGAATGacttttttgtattgaactctAGCTGTGCCAGAAACGAAGAGTTTGTACAGCAAATG GCGGAAGAATTACAACAGGAGGTAGTCGCATCGCAAACGAGAGCCCGGAACGTCAGCCAAGAAGCGATAGATGTATTTTTGCTGACTTACAGGAGTACACCTAATAAGCTGTTAGAAAACCAGAAAACTCCAGCGGATGTTATGTTCAACAGAAGGATACGCACAACTTTAGAGCTGCTACGATCACCACCGCGACCATAG